Proteins from a genomic interval of Oncorhynchus kisutch isolate 150728-3 linkage group LG28, Okis_V2, whole genome shotgun sequence:
- the LOC109873093 gene encoding zinc finger protein ubi-d4 isoform X1, with amino-acid sequence MAAVVENVVKLLGEQYYRDAMEQCHNYNARLCAERSVRMPFLDSQTGVAQSNCYIWMEKRHRGPGVAPGQLYTYPSRRWRKKRRSHPPEDPRLVFPPLKSELDLGLKKDSLSSDGSSLEALLKGEPLDKRVPPELRGPEEESSLTDYTGGAVTPAARVRKRVLEPDDFLDDLEDEDYEEDTPKRRGKGKGKGRGVSSAKKKLDAAAAALEDKDKPYSCDNTFKQKHISKPSERVCGKRYKNRPGLSYHYTHSHLAEEEGEDKEEPEVHTPTPPQPEEPKTPKKGPDGLAIPNNYCDFCLGDSALNQKTGQSEALQSCSDCGRSGHPSCLQFTPVMMAAVKTYRWQCIECKCCNICGTSENDDQLLFCDDCDRGYHMYCLRPPMAEPPEGSWSCHLCLDLLKDKASIYQTRNAPQS; translated from the exons ATGGCGGCTGTTGTTGAGAATGTTGTCAAACT GCTCGGAGAGCAGTACTACAGAGATGCCATGGAGCAGTGCCATAACTACAACGCCCGGCTATGTGCCGAGAGGAGTGTCCGAATGCCCTTCCTGGACTCTCAGACTGGAGTGGCGCAGAGCAACTGTTACATTTGGATGGAGAAGAGACACAGGGGACCAG GCGTGGCCCCAGGACAGTTGTACACCTACCCATCCCGCAGGTGGAGGAAGAAACGACGATCCCACCCCCCAGAGGATCCCCGACTCGTCTTCCCTCCTCTAAAGTCAG AGCTGGACTtggggttaaagaaggattccCTGTCCTCTGATGGCAGCAGTCTGGAGGCCCTGCTGAAGGGAGAACCCCTGGACAAACGGGTTCCTCCGGAGCTCCGAGGGCCTGAGGAGGAGTCCAGTCTTACAGACTACACTGGTGGGGCGGTCACCCCTGCAGCACGCGTCAGAAAG AGAGTCCTGGAGCCAGATGACTTCCTGGATGACTTGGAGGATGAGGACTATGAGGAGGACACCCCAAAAAGAAGAGGAAAAGGAAAGGGAAAG GGTCGTGGAGTAAGCAGTGCCAAGAAGAAGCTGGACGCTGCGGCGGCTGCGCTGGAGGACAAGGACAAGCCCTACTCCTGTGACA aCACTTTCAAACAAAAGCATATTTCAAAACCTTCTGAAAGAG TCTGTGGGAAGCGTTACAAGAATCGTCCGGGCCTGAGCTACCACTACACCCACTCCCACCTggctgaggaggagggagaggacaaggaggagcCTGAGGTCCACACCCCCACTCCGCCCCAGCCTGAGGAGCCTAAGA caCCCAAGAAAGGTCCAGATGGTTTGGCGATACCCAATAACTACTGTGACTTCTGCCTGGGAGACTCTGCCCTCAACCAGAAGACGGGCCAGTCAGAGGCGCTGCAGTCCTGCTCAGACTGTGGACGTTCAG GCCACCCGTCCTGCCTGCAGTTCACCCCCGTGATGATGGCTGCAGTGAAGACCTACCGCTGGCAGTGCATCGAGTGCAAGTGCTGCAACATCTGTGGCACCTCAGAGAACGAC GACCAGCTTCTCTTCTGTGATGACTGTGATAGAGGCTATCATATGTACTGTCTCCGCCCCCCTATGGCTGAACCTCCAGAAG GGAGCTGGAGCTGCCATCTGTGTCTGGACTTATTGAAAGACAAGGCGTCAATATACCAGACCCGTAATGCCCCTCAGTCGTGA
- the LOC109873093 gene encoding zinc finger protein ubi-d4 isoform X2, which yields MAAVVENVVKLLGEQYYRDAMEQCHNYNARLCAERSVRMPFLDSQTGVAQSNCYIWMEKRHRGPGVAPGQLYTYPSRRWRKKRRSHPPEDPRLVFPPLKSELDLGLKKDSLSSDGSSLEALLKGEPLDKRVPPELRGPEEESSLTDYTGGAVTPAARVRKRVLEPDDFLDDLEDEDYEEDTPKRRGKGKGKGRGVSSAKKKLDAAAAALEDKDKPYSCDICGKRYKNRPGLSYHYTHSHLAEEEGEDKEEPEVHTPTPPQPEEPKTPKKGPDGLAIPNNYCDFCLGDSALNQKTGQSEALQSCSDCGRSGHPSCLQFTPVMMAAVKTYRWQCIECKCCNICGTSENDDQLLFCDDCDRGYHMYCLRPPMAEPPEGSWSCHLCLDLLKDKASIYQTRNAPQS from the exons ATGGCGGCTGTTGTTGAGAATGTTGTCAAACT GCTCGGAGAGCAGTACTACAGAGATGCCATGGAGCAGTGCCATAACTACAACGCCCGGCTATGTGCCGAGAGGAGTGTCCGAATGCCCTTCCTGGACTCTCAGACTGGAGTGGCGCAGAGCAACTGTTACATTTGGATGGAGAAGAGACACAGGGGACCAG GCGTGGCCCCAGGACAGTTGTACACCTACCCATCCCGCAGGTGGAGGAAGAAACGACGATCCCACCCCCCAGAGGATCCCCGACTCGTCTTCCCTCCTCTAAAGTCAG AGCTGGACTtggggttaaagaaggattccCTGTCCTCTGATGGCAGCAGTCTGGAGGCCCTGCTGAAGGGAGAACCCCTGGACAAACGGGTTCCTCCGGAGCTCCGAGGGCCTGAGGAGGAGTCCAGTCTTACAGACTACACTGGTGGGGCGGTCACCCCTGCAGCACGCGTCAGAAAG AGAGTCCTGGAGCCAGATGACTTCCTGGATGACTTGGAGGATGAGGACTATGAGGAGGACACCCCAAAAAGAAGAGGAAAAGGAAAGGGAAAG GGTCGTGGAGTAAGCAGTGCCAAGAAGAAGCTGGACGCTGCGGCGGCTGCGCTGGAGGACAAGGACAAGCCCTACTCCTGTGACA TCTGTGGGAAGCGTTACAAGAATCGTCCGGGCCTGAGCTACCACTACACCCACTCCCACCTggctgaggaggagggagaggacaaggaggagcCTGAGGTCCACACCCCCACTCCGCCCCAGCCTGAGGAGCCTAAGA caCCCAAGAAAGGTCCAGATGGTTTGGCGATACCCAATAACTACTGTGACTTCTGCCTGGGAGACTCTGCCCTCAACCAGAAGACGGGCCAGTCAGAGGCGCTGCAGTCCTGCTCAGACTGTGGACGTTCAG GCCACCCGTCCTGCCTGCAGTTCACCCCCGTGATGATGGCTGCAGTGAAGACCTACCGCTGGCAGTGCATCGAGTGCAAGTGCTGCAACATCTGTGGCACCTCAGAGAACGAC GACCAGCTTCTCTTCTGTGATGACTGTGATAGAGGCTATCATATGTACTGTCTCCGCCCCCCTATGGCTGAACCTCCAGAAG GGAGCTGGAGCTGCCATCTGTGTCTGGACTTATTGAAAGACAAGGCGTCAATATACCAGACCCGTAATGCCCCTCAGTCGTGA
- the LOC109872699 gene encoding muscarinic acetylcholine receptor M1 gives MNHSCLSQTSDATNVTADPLGGHEIWEVVVIVLITGPLSLVTIIGNLLVVISFRVNRQLRTFSNYFLLSLAVADLILGTVSMNLYAVYIIMGRWTLGNLACDVWLAVDYVASNASVMNLLVISFDRFYSITRPLTYRAKRTTRRAAAAIGLAWAVSFILWGPAILFWPHVVGREAQDAGECSIPFLTEPALTFGTAIAAFYLPVTIMGILYWKIYWEIEKRAQGLEGLMGSGSSGGASQVSGRRDVYSSSTKSSVSSSREVPVGREQSSEVTQGCFPVREEPKQSSERRIATLSLSPTKGAYREGCRDSTCNIDEEEPTVSLSSSEEEPEQTQQGASAKTSPKAMIPLRDAQGRDTVGAIKPLKSRAEDSTAGPQGRQPPLRGSTSDSRRHKQPKAKRRRNTIVREKKAARTLCAILLAFILTWTPYNIMVLVSVSYCVPEKLWQLGYWLCYINSTVNPVCYALCNEHFRVTFKTLLLCRPGQRNWGMAYNANHASFRTHKTSSTV, from the coding sequence ATGAACCACTCCTGTCTCTCCCAGACCAGTGACGCCACCAATGTGACAGCAGATCCACTGGGGGGCCATGAGATATGggaggtggtggtgattgtaCTCATCACAGGGCCTCTCTCCCTGGTCACTATCATAGGTAACCTGCTGGTGGTGATCTCCTTCCGGGTCAACAGGCAGCTGCGCACCTTCAGCAATTACTTTCTGCTGAGCTTGGCGGTGGCGGACCTGATCCTGGGAACAGTCTCTATGAACCTCTACGCTGTTTACATTATCATGGGACGCTGGACCCTGGGCAACCTGGCCTGTGACGTCTGGCTGGCTGTGGATTATGTGGCCAGCAACGCCTCCGTCATGAACCTGCTGGTCATCAGCTTCGACCGCTTCTACTCCATCACCAGACCTCTCACCTACCGGGCCAAGCGCACCACACGCCGGGCAGCCGCAGCCATCGGCCTGGCCTGGGCCGTGTCCTTCATCCTGTGGGGGCCAGCCATCCTGTTCTGGCCCCATGTAGTGGGCAGGGAAGCACAGGACGCGGGGGAATGCTCTATCCCGTTCCTGACTGAGCCTGCTCTCACATTCGGCACAGCCATCGCTGCCTTCTACCTTCCTGTCACCATCATGGGAATCCTGTACTGGAAGATCTACTGGGAGATCGAGAAGCGAGCCCAGGGTCTGGAGGGGCTAATGGGGTCTGGGAGCAGTGGAGGGGCCTCCCAGGTGTCTGGGCGAAGGGATGTCTACTCCAGCAGCACCAAGAGCAGTGTGAGCAGCTCCAGAGAAGTGCCTGTGGGCAGGGAGCAGAGCAGTGAGGTGACCCAGGGCTGCTTCCCTGTGAGAGAGGAGCCTAAACAGAGCAGTGAGAGGAGAATAGCAACACTGTCATTGTCTCCCACCAAGGGGGCCTACAGGGAGGGCTGCAGAGACAGCACCTGTAACATAGATGAGGAAGAGCCTactgtctccctttcctcctcagAGGAAGAACCAGAGCAGACGCAGCAGGGGGCGAGCGCTAAGACAAGCCCTAAAGCCATGATCCCACTCAGAGACGCCCAGGGCAGAGACACCGTAGGGGCCATCAAACCCCTGAAATCCAGGGCAGAGGACAGTACAGCAGGTCCACAGGGCAGGCAGCCCCCCCTAAGGGGCTCCACATCAGACTCCAGACGCCACAAGCAGCCCAAAgccaagaggaggaggaacacaatTGTCAGGGAGAAGAAGGCAGCCAGGACCCTGTGTGCCATCCTGCTGGCTTTCATCCTGACCTGGACGCCGTACAACATCATGGTGCTGGTGTCCGTCTCCTACTGCGTGCCCGAGAAGCTGTGGCAGCTTGGGTACTGGCTCTGCTACATCAACAGCACCGTCAACCCAGTCTGCTACGCCCTCTGCAACGAGCACTTCAGAGTCACCTTTAAGACGCTGCTGCTCTGCAGGCCGGGACAGAGGAACTGGGGAATGGCTTATAACGCCAACCATGCCTCCTTCAGGACACACAAGACCAGCAGTACTGTCTGA